A region of the Clostridia bacterium genome:
AAACTGTTGATAATTTTTTTTAGTATTTTAGTTGTCCTTTTCTATCAACAATTTTTGTTAAAATACTCCACAGATTATGAACACAAGGTTTCATAGCGTAACAACAACATTAAGGGCTTTTGCACTTATTAACAGCCCCTACTACTATTACTACTATAATTATTATATTATATTATATTAAAATGATTTTCGGAGGTTATCCACAATGAAAATAATTACTACAAAATCTTCTCTCCTGGAAAGCATAAATATAGTTCAAAAAGCAGTACCGTCAAAAACTACTTTACCAATTCTAGAAGGTATTCTTTTTGAGGCTAAAAACGGAAAGCTGAAGCTAACAGCAACAGATCTGGAAATAGGAATAGAGACACTATCAAATGTAGATGTAATAGAGCCCGGTAAAGTAGTGCTATCCTCCAGAATAGTTGGAGATATTGTTAGAAAGCTTCCAGATGCAGATATAGAGATAGAAACAGCAGGGGGAAACCTGGTATATATAAAAAGTGAACGGTCAAATTTTAAAATTGTTACTCTTCCTCATGATGAATTCCCAGAGCTTCCAGTAGTAAAGAAAGAAAATGGAATTACTCTTTCCCAAAATCTTCTTAAAGATACTATAAAGCAAACAATATTTGCCGTATCATCAGATGAAGTAAGACCTATACTTACAGGAGTACTTTTTGATGTAGATGGTGAAAAACTTACAATGGTAGCTCTTGACGGCTTTAGAATGGCTGTAAAATGGAACGGAATAATAAATGACAACAGCTTTAAGGCAGTTATTCCAGGAAAAACTCTTTTAGAAATAGGTAAAATACTGAATGAGAATGAGAATCCTATAAATATTTATTTTTCGAAAAATCACATTCAAGTCCAAATTGAGGATACAATAATTATATCAAGACTCCTGGAAGGAGAATTCATTAATTATAAACAGATAATACCATCAGAATACAAGATAAAAGTAAAAGTATCTTCAAGCAAACTTATGGAAGCTTGTGACAGAGCTGCTTTGTTTGCCAGAGACTCCAGCAATAATATGATTAAGTTTGAAATAAATGATGATATTATGGTTATTACGTCAAACTCTCAAAATGGTGATGTTCATGAAGAACTGAAGATTCAAAAAGAAGGAAACGATATAGAAATAGCTTTTAATGCAAAATATTTTATAGATGTGCTAAAGGTTATTGAAGGTGAAGAAATAACAATAGAGTTTACTACAAATGTAAGCCCAAGCATAATAAGGCCAGGTGACAATACAGGATACTTATACCTTGTACTTCCGGCAAGGTTCAAAAAGAATAATTAAATGTGTTTTAAAAACCACCCAATCAGGGTGGTTTTAATCAAAATAGGAAGAGAGTGAAAAAATGCGAGAAGTAAAGATAGCTACAGAATTTATAAAACTGGACCAGTTTTTGAAATTTGAGAGTCTTGTTGGATCAGGCGGAGAAGCAAAAAACATAATAAAAGATGGAATGGTGAAGGTCAATGGAAGCATTGAAACGGCTAGAGGCAAGAAGCTTCATAAAGGAGATACAGTAGAAGTTTTTAGTAAAGTAATTAAGATAATATAATTTATTGTCGGGGTGCTTATATTGTATATTAAAAGGGTTAATTTAAAAAGTTATAGAAATTATCCGACTCTTGAAATAGAATTAGGTAAAGGGGTTAATATATTTTATGGTCAAAATGCACAAGGAAAGACAAACATTATAGAATCCATATATATGGCCTCAACCGGTAAGTCGCATCGAACACAGAAGGATTCGGAGCTTATTATGTGGAATTGCGATAATGCCAAAATAAAAATTGAGTTTCAAAAAGAAAATGATGAAAAGACAGTAGAAATATATTTAAATAAAAGTTTAAAAAAACAAATAAAGCTGAACGGAGTAAGGATAAGCAAAATAGGTGAGCTTATAGGCAACCTAAACACTGTAATATTCTCTCCGGATCATATGAAAGTAATAAAAGAAGGACCCGTTGAAAGAAGAAGATTCATGGACATAATATTGTCTCAGGTCAAACCAGGGTATTATTATAATCTGGTTCAATATTTGAAGGTACTTGAGCAAAGAAATAATCTTCTAAATGAAGCGAGAAAGAATGGAAGCTTGCTTAAGACAATTGATATATGGAATGAGCAGTTGGCTGACTTTGGTACTAAGATAATTATGACAAGACATTATTTCGTTGATAAAATATGCAGCATGGCAGCAGAGACTCATGAAAGAATATCAAATGGTAAAGAGAAGCTGGAGCTTAAATATAAATCCTCTATAGATTATCTGGACTGTTCAGAAAATGAAATCAAAAAAGCCTTTATAGATGCACTGGAGAAGTCAGTCAGTATTGATTTAAAAAGAGGTGCTACTCATAAGGGGCCTCATAGGGATGAAATAATGTTCTATATAAATGAAAATGAGGTGAAAACCTATTCATCCCAAGGACAGCAGAGAACAGCCCTGCTTTCTCTGAAAATATCCGAGCTGAAATACATGGAAAACGAGACAGGAGAATTGCCTATACTCCTTTTGGATGATGTTTTTTCCGAACTTGATACAGAAAGGCAAAAATATTTGGTTGATTTTATAAAAAACATACAAACTATTATAACTTGTACAGATGTAGAGTATCTTGAAAAGCTCAAGCTTGAAGGTTCGAAGGTGTATGAAGTTGTTGATGGAATGGTAATAAAAGTATAATAAACACATTTTAAAAAAAATCACGGAAAAGATTTTAAGGACTAATTTAATTTCCGTGATGTACACTAGGGAAACAGAAGTGTGAAAAATCTTTTTCACATTCTGTTTTGGATAAAGCTTTTAGTTTTTTGCACAAAAGGTTATAATAATATAGTATGGACAAAATATGGCTATTTGGAAGCAAGGGAGGACAAGTTGATGTTTATGCATCTTGGCGGAGATGTTGTAATATCTCTAAAGGATATAATTTCAATAATGGATATAGAATCCAGCAATACATCCAGCAATACTAGGGATTTTCTAAAGACTGCTGAGGATGAGGGCTTCATAAGGAGAATATCACAGGATGAAGCTAAATCTTTTGTTTTGGCGGAAAAGGATAAAAAGACAATAATATATTTGTCTCCCATATCTTCTGTGACCTTATACAAAAGAGCCGGATTCATAGATGATATATCGTTGAAGTAAAGGGGGAACGTACAGAAATGGTAGAAAAAAAGAATACATCAGCATATGAAGCAGAGCAGATTCAAGTACTTGAGGGGTTAGAGGCCGTAAGAAAAAGGCCTGGAATGTATATAGGCAGCACTGGTGCTAAGGGTCTTCACCACCTGGTTTGGGAGGTAGTCGACAACAGTATAGATGAAGCATTGGTAGGCGTCTGCAAAAATATTAACGTAACAATTCATTCTGACAATTCAATAAGCAATGAAGACGATGGCAGAGGCTTCCCTGTAGGAATTCATCCAAAGCTTGGCAAGCCTGCAGTAGAAGTTGCTCTTACAGTTCTTCATGCAGGAAGTAAATTCGGAGGCGGAGGCTACAAGGTTTCTGGCGGATTGCACGGAGTTGGTGTTTCTGTAGTTAATGCTTTATCTGAATGGCTTGTGGTAGAAGTAAAGAGAGATGGAAAAGTATATCAGCAAAGGTATGAAAGAGGAACACCTGTTACTGAGCTGAAGGTTATAGGCTCAAGTAAAAATACAGGAACAACGGTAACTTTCAAACCGGATAATCAAGTATTTGATGAACTGGAGTATAGCTTTGAAACTTTAGAGCATAGACTCAGGGAGTTGGCATTCCTTAACAAGGGGATAAAGATAAACCTCAAGGATGAGAGGGATAATACTGAAAAGACCTTTCAATATGAGGGCGGAATAATATCCTTTGTGAAATATCTAAACAAAAATAGAGAGGTTCTTCATAAAGACCCAATATATTTTGAAGCCAGAAAAGAAGATATTGATGTTGAAATAGCACTTCAGTATAATGACGGGTATTCTGAAAGTATTTTCAGCTTTGCCAATAACATAAACACCTTAGAGGGTGGAAGTCATATGACTGGCTTTAAAAATGCAGTAACCAAAGTAATAAATGATTATGCCAGAAAGTACAAATATCTTAAAGAGAATGATGTAAACCTTATTGGAGAAGATGTAAGAGAAGGTATGTCTTGTGTTGTAAGCATAAAGCTCACTGATCCGCAGTTTGAGGGGCAGACTAAGACAAAGCTTGGAAACCCTGAAGTAAGGGGAATAGTTGATAGTGTAGTTGTAGAGAAATTTGAAGCATTTCTGGAAGAAAATCCTCAAAGTGCAAAGATAATAATGGATAAAGCGCTGACTGCTGCAAGAGCGAGGGATGCTGCAAAAAAAGCAAGAGAGCTTACAAGGAGAAAAACAGTACTTGAAAGCACTACTCTTCCTGGTAAATTGGCAGACTGCTCTGAGAGAGACCCTAAGCTTTGTGAAATATATATAGTTGAGGGTGACTCCGCAGGAGGCTCTGCTAAGCAGGGAAGAGATAGAAAGTATCAGGCAATACTTCCTTTGAGAGGTAAAATACTAAATGTAGAAAAGGCGCGACTTGATAGAATATTGACCAGTGAGATGATCAGAGCAATGATAACAGCTTTTGGAGCGGGTATCAGTGATGATTTTAATATAGAAAAAATGAGATACGGAAAGATAATAATGATGACTGATGCTGATGTAGACGGTGCGCACATAAGAACGTTACTTTTAACCTTCTTCTACAGATATATGGGTCCCTTGGTAGACGCCGGATGTGTTTATATTGCTCAGCCCCCTCTATACAAGGTTAGAAAGAAAAACAAGGATTATTATGCATATAACGATAAAGAGCTTGAAAATGTATTCAAGGAGATAGGAAGAGATGGATCAAGCATACAGAGATACAAGGGTCTTGGAGAGATGAATGCTGAGCAGCTATGGGATACTACAATGAATCCCGAGACTAGAATTTTGCTGCAGGTAACAATGGAGGATGCTGTTGCAGCTGATGAGATATTTACGATTCTAATGGGAGATAAGGTAGAGCCAAGAAGAGAATTTATAGAGCAAAACGCTAAATATGTTAGAAATCTTGATGTATAATGAAAACTGGCGAAAGCCAGTTTTTTCAGCTGCTAATATTAAAGCGTCAAACTTCATATATTAATTATAAATAGATAGAATGAATTAAAAGAAGCAAAAATTAGGGAGAAGGTAACCATGCAAACCAAAACAAGTAATAGTACAGGCACAGATGTAATTCTTGAAGTCAAAGAACTGACAAAGTATTATAAATGTGATGATGCGGAAGATAATATAAATAGTATAATAGGCTTCCTGAAAAGAAAAGAGGATCTGGGTATAAAGGGAGTATCCTTTGATATTTGTAAAGGCAGTATTATTGGACTTAGAGGAAAGAAAAAGTGCGGAAAATCAACGCTGCTGAAGCTGATTGCAGGAATAATCAAACCATCTTCGGGCAACATTTTTTACAAGGGACTGAAAATGAACAGTCAACAGCTGAGAGAGATTGTATCATATATTTCAAAGGAACAGCCAAGCAGTCAGGAATACAATTGTACACTTTTTGAAAATTTAATTCAGTATACATGCAAAGAACAGAAGGAAAGATGTGACGTAGTTGACAAAGCAGAGAAGCTTATTAATGATTTTGAGCTTGAAGACTATAAGTATAAAGAGGTCATAAAGCTTCCCAGCTCTGTTCGCAGCAAAATGTTCATTATAAGGGGCTTCTTAAGTCCCAAAACAATAATATGTTTTGACCATCCGCTGATGTTTATAGAGGAAAAGCTGCAAGACACCTTTAAAAAACATATGAACGAGCTGGTGAAGGCAGGCAAGACGATTATAATATCAACGGATGAGGAAAATATATTAGAAAGCATATGTAATGAGATAATCATACTTGATTGAGCACATTAGGAATTTACATTTGGTAAGGCGAATTCAACAACAGATAATGAGGCAGTTGTATGAA
Encoded here:
- the dnaN gene encoding DNA polymerase III subunit beta, which codes for MKIITTKSSLLESINIVQKAVPSKTTLPILEGILFEAKNGKLKLTATDLEIGIETLSNVDVIEPGKVVLSSRIVGDIVRKLPDADIEIETAGGNLVYIKSERSNFKIVTLPHDEFPELPVVKKENGITLSQNLLKDTIKQTIFAVSSDEVRPILTGVLFDVDGEKLTMVALDGFRMAVKWNGIINDNSFKAVIPGKTLLEIGKILNENENPINIYFSKNHIQVQIEDTIIISRLLEGEFINYKQIIPSEYKIKVKVSSSKLMEACDRAALFARDSSNNMIKFEINDDIMVITSNSQNGDVHEELKIQKEGNDIEIAFNAKYFIDVLKVIEGEEITIEFTTNVSPSIIRPGDNTGYLYLVLPARFKKNN
- a CDS encoding RNA-binding S4 domain-containing protein, producing MREVKIATEFIKLDQFLKFESLVGSGGEAKNIIKDGMVKVNGSIETARGKKLHKGDTVEVFSKVIKII
- the recF gene encoding DNA replication/repair protein RecF, producing MYIKRVNLKSYRNYPTLEIELGKGVNIFYGQNAQGKTNIIESIYMASTGKSHRTQKDSELIMWNCDNAKIKIEFQKENDEKTVEIYLNKSLKKQIKLNGVRISKIGELIGNLNTVIFSPDHMKVIKEGPVERRRFMDIILSQVKPGYYYNLVQYLKVLEQRNNLLNEARKNGSLLKTIDIWNEQLADFGTKIIMTRHYFVDKICSMAAETHERISNGKEKLELKYKSSIDYLDCSENEIKKAFIDALEKSVSIDLKRGATHKGPHRDEIMFYINENEVKTYSSQGQQRTALLSLKISELKYMENETGELPILLLDDVFSELDTERQKYLVDFIKNIQTIITCTDVEYLEKLKLEGSKVYEVVDGMVIKV
- a CDS encoding extracellular matrix/biofilm biosynthesis regulator RemA family protein, whose translation is MFMHLGGDVVISLKDIISIMDIESSNTSSNTRDFLKTAEDEGFIRRISQDEAKSFVLAEKDKKTIIYLSPISSVTLYKRAGFIDDISLK
- the gyrB gene encoding DNA topoisomerase (ATP-hydrolyzing) subunit B → MVEKKNTSAYEAEQIQVLEGLEAVRKRPGMYIGSTGAKGLHHLVWEVVDNSIDEALVGVCKNINVTIHSDNSISNEDDGRGFPVGIHPKLGKPAVEVALTVLHAGSKFGGGGYKVSGGLHGVGVSVVNALSEWLVVEVKRDGKVYQQRYERGTPVTELKVIGSSKNTGTTVTFKPDNQVFDELEYSFETLEHRLRELAFLNKGIKINLKDERDNTEKTFQYEGGIISFVKYLNKNREVLHKDPIYFEARKEDIDVEIALQYNDGYSESIFSFANNINTLEGGSHMTGFKNAVTKVINDYARKYKYLKENDVNLIGEDVREGMSCVVSIKLTDPQFEGQTKTKLGNPEVRGIVDSVVVEKFEAFLEENPQSAKIIMDKALTAARARDAAKKARELTRRKTVLESTTLPGKLADCSERDPKLCEIYIVEGDSAGGSAKQGRDRKYQAILPLRGKILNVEKARLDRILTSEMIRAMITAFGAGISDDFNIEKMRYGKIIMMTDADVDGAHIRTLLLTFFYRYMGPLVDAGCVYIAQPPLYKVRKKNKDYYAYNDKELENVFKEIGRDGSSIQRYKGLGEMNAEQLWDTTMNPETRILLQVTMEDAVAADEIFTILMGDKVEPRREFIEQNAKYVRNLDV
- a CDS encoding ATP-binding cassette domain-containing protein encodes the protein MQTKTSNSTGTDVILEVKELTKYYKCDDAEDNINSIIGFLKRKEDLGIKGVSFDICKGSIIGLRGKKKCGKSTLLKLIAGIIKPSSGNIFYKGLKMNSQQLREIVSYISKEQPSSQEYNCTLFENLIQYTCKEQKERCDVVDKAEKLINDFELEDYKYKEVIKLPSSVRSKMFIIRGFLSPKTIICFDHPLMFIEEKLQDTFKKHMNELVKAGKTIIISTDEENILESICNEIIILD